A region of the Roseibium algicola genome:
TCACCCTGCGCGACAGTGGCCAGGTCGCCCTGATCGACGGTGAAACCTATGCCATCCATGCGGTGATCAACACCGGTTACGCGGTTCACATTTCGCGTATTTCCGCCTCCGGCCGCTATCTTTACGTGATCGGGCGCGATGCGCTTGTGAACATGATCGACCTTTGGATGGAAGAACCGGCAACAGTGGCGCAGATCAAGGTCGGCACCGAAGCCCGCTCCATCGAAACATCGAAAATGAAGGGATGGGAAGACAAGTATGCGATCGCCGGTTCTTACTGGCCGCCGCAATATGTGATCATGGATGGCGACACGCTGGAGCCGCTCAAGATCAAGTCGACCCGTGGCATGGTCTACGACGACCAGACCTATCATCCCGAGCCGCGCGTCGCCTCCATCGTGGCATCGCACTACAATCCGGAATTCATCGTCAACGTGAAGGAAACCGGCAAGATCCTGCTGGTCGACTACTCGGACATCAAGAACCTGAAGACGACCGAGATCGAAGCCGAACGCTTCCTGCATGATGGCGGGTTCGACAGCACCAAGCGTTACTTCCTCGTGGCTGCCAATGCCCGCGGCAAGGTCGCGGTCGTCGACACCAAGGAAGGCAAGCTGACTGCCTTGCTTGAAACGGGTGGTCAGACACCTCATCCGGGGCGTGGTGCCAACCTGATCCATCCGAAATACGGACCGGTCTGGGTGACTTCGCACCTCGGCGACGAAACCGTCGCCCTGATCGGGACGGATCCGGAAGGCCATCCGGACAGTGCCTGGAAGGTCGTGCAGACCCTCTATGGTCTCGGTGGGGGCTCGCTCTTCGTCAAGTCCCATCCGAAGTCGAACCATCTCTACGTGGATGCACCCTTGAACCCGGACGCGGAAGTCTCGGGCGCGATCGCTGTGTTCAACGTCGACGACCTGACCCAGGAAGAACCTGAATACAAGGTTCTGCCGATTGTCGAATGGGCGGATGTCGGCGAAGGCCAGCCGCGTGTCGTTCAGGGTGAGTTCGACCAGGCGGGCGAGGAAATCTGGTTCTCCGTCTGGAACGCCAAGGACAAGGAAAGCGCGATCGTCGTCGTTGACGACAAGACGCTCGAGCTGAAGCACGTCATCAAGGACGAACGGCTGATCACTCCGACCGGCAAGTTCAACGTCTTCAACACGCGCGCCGACGTCTACTGACGTCCCGCCGGGAGAGGCGGAATTCCGCCTCTCCCGTTTCTTTCTTCCATGCCGCCTGCAGGAGCAAACGATGAAACAGTCAGGGAAGGTCTATCTGATCGGTGCGGGACCCGGAGACCCGGAGCTTCTGACGCTCAAGGCCCTGCGAATGCTCCAGGAAGCGGATGCGGTCGTTTTCGATCGTCTGGTTTCACCTGAAATCCTGTCGTTGGCTCCGTCCGGTGCGCTGCAGGTGCCTGTTGGAAAATCGCCCGACAATCATCCCGTTCCTCAGGAGAGGATCAACGAGATCCTTGAAGAACTGGCGCTGGAAGGCTTGACCGTCGCCCGCCTGAAAGGCGGCGATCCACTGATCTTCGGTCGCGGTTCGGAAGAAGCCGAACATCTTTTGTCACGCGGCATCGCGGTCGAATATGCGCCCGGCATTACCGCTGCCCAGGGGGCTGCCTGCGTAACAGGTGTGCCGCTCACCCATCGTGGTCTGGCAACTGGCGTCCGCTATGTGACTGGACACCGGCAGGCAAACGGCGTTCTCGACCTCGATTGGAAAAGTCTCGCCTGCGAGGACACCACGCTCGTCGTCTACATGGGGGTTGCCAACATCGGGCAGATTGCCCTGCGCCTGATTGCCGAAGGACTGAGCGGGACAACCCCTGTACTTGCCATCGCCAACGCGACGACACCGCGTGAAACCAGGCTCTATTCCGAACTCGACAGGATCGCGATCGATATCCGCGACGCCAGGTTCAAGGCACCTGTGCTGTTTGTTGTTGGCAAGGTCGTGACCCTGAGTGCCGAATGGCCGGCAACAACCTTTGACGCCATGCTCAGTGCCGTGGACAGCGGCACAGCCGGAAGGCTGGTCCATGCTTAAGACGCTGCTCACCATTGCCTTTTGTCTTCTGGCCATCACAAGCCTCGCGCTTGCCGAGGAACAGGAAGCGCCTGCGGCATTGGTCAACCTGGTGCGACAGGACTGCGGCTCGTGTCACGGCATGACACTGAAAGGTGGCCTTGGACCGGACATCCGGCCGGATGCCCTCGGTCATTACGACATCGACACCCTGTCCACGGTGGTTCTGGACGGCATCCCGAAAACGGCAATGCCTCCCTGGCGTCCGATCCTGAGCGAGGCCGACGCGAGGAAAATTGCCGAATATCTTTTGAAGGGAGACACGAAATGAAGTGGCTATATGGAGCCGTTCTGGCAGCCATCTTGACCGGCACTGTCCAGGCGCAGTCGGTCGTTGCCACCGGCGATCTCGGTCTTGTGGTTGAACGGGCGAGCGGGTCTCTGTTGCTGGTCGATCAGTCCGACCGTGCATCCCTGGCACGGATAGAAGGGCTTGGCGACCTTTCCCATGCAAGCCTGGTCTATTCACCGGACGAACGTTTCGCCTATGTCTTCGGCCGCGATGGCGGCCTTTCCAAGGTCGACCTTGTCGAGAAACGGGTAGCCAAGCGGGTGATTCAATCCGGAAACGCCATCGGCGGAGCCATCTCGGACGACGGCTCACTGGTCGCGGTTTCCAACTATGAGCCTGGCGGTGTGCGTATCTTCGACGCTCAGACGCTGGAGATGGTTGCAGATATTCCGACCGGGTCGAAGACAATCGGTCTTGTCGATGCGCCCGGCAAACGCTTTGTCTTCACTTTGTGGGATGCAGGCGAAACCTGGATCGCGGACCTCAATTCGGAGGAGCCGAAGATCACCAGAATTACCGGCATGGGCACCAACCCCTATGACGCCCTGATCACCGGTGACGGCCGTCTCTACATCACAGGCCTGTTTGGCGAAGACGGATTGACCGCGCTCGACCTGTGGCAGGAAAATCCCGAACCAATTCGCGTTTTGCCCGGATATGGCCGCGGGGAAGCGGAGTTGCCGGTCTACAAGATGCCCCATCTGGAAGGTTGGGCACGTGCCGGCCAGGAGTTTGTCCTGCCTGCCGTCGGGCACCACGAGGTTCTGTGGGTCGATGGTGAAACGCTCGCCGAAACCGGACGCACCAGTACCCATGGTCAGCCGGTCTTTGCCATGGCGCGGCCTGATGGCCGCCAGGTCTGGGTAAACTTCGCACATCCGCTCAATGACACCATCCAGGTGATCGATACGGTCACAAAGCAGGTCGTTCACGAATTCAAACCCGGCCCTGCCGTACTGCACATGGAATTCACGCCACGCGGTAACGAGGTCTGGGTTTCCGTGCGCGATGCCGGCAAGGTCATGATCTACGACACCCGGACCTTCGAGAAGACAGGCGAAATCGACGCCGAAAGCCCATCCGGCATCTTCTTTACAGCCCGGGCACACAGGACGGGGTTGTGAGCCATGACAAGCCTCATCGATCCCATTGACCTGACCCTGCTCGACAACTGGCAACGGGACTTCCCGTTGGTGCCGAGACCTTTCGAGATCATTGCAGCGGGAACGAACTGCTCCGAAGGTGACGTTATCGGGCGGCTGCAGGATATGGCTGCGAACGGCCGGATCACCCGCGTTGGTGCCACCTGTGCACCCAACACGGTTTCGGCAAGCACATTGGCGGCCATGTCGGTGCCACACGATCGCATCGAGGCCGTTGCCGGGATCGTCGGTGCTCAGCCGGGTATTAATCATTCCTATTTACGGGAGAATTACCGGAACCTCTGGTTCGTTGCTACCGGCCCGGACCGGGAGCATGTCAACGGGGTTCTGGACACCATCCGGGACCAGACGCAGCTTGCCGTACTGGATCTCCCGATCATCCGTCCGTTCAATATAGACCTAGGCTTCAGCTTGAACGGCGGCCTGGGCCGGCCACCAGTGCCCCGGCCGGTCCGGTTGGAGCGACTGCAGGAGGGAGACGATGACCTCCTGCAGGCTCTGACCACAGGACTACCGATCATACAGCGTCCCTACCTGCGTATCGCAGAACACCTCGGCCGAACAGAAGAGGACGTTCTGGAACGGATTGGAAGGCTGCTTGAAGCCGGTATCATTTCCCGCTTCGGCGTGATTGTACGTCATCGCGCCCTTGGTTGGCGCGCGAATGCCATGGTTGTCTGGGATATCGAACCGGAAAGGATCGCCTCGGCGGGCCCGGCGCTTGCTGCGCATCCGGGGGTGACCCTGTGTTACGAACGCAGGCCCGTGGCAGGCGTGTGGCCCTATCGGCTTTACTGCATGATTCACGGCCGGAGCCGGTCGCAGGCACTGGATGTTCTCATTCAGGCATCGCGCCTGCCGGAAGTGGCGGGCGTCAGACACGACGTTCTCTTTTCCACCCGTTGCTTCAAGCAGACCGGGGCGCTGATCTCTCGTCAGGGAGTTGCGGCATGACCCGGAAACTGTCTCCTCTTGAGCGGACCTTGATCAATCGTCTGCAGGACGATCTGCCGCTGGTTCCGCATCCCTTTCAGGAATTGGCGCAGGAACTGGGCCTGAGTGAAGAAGAGGTTGCCGGGCACATCCGGACCTTGCGCGACGACGGCCTGCTGACACGGTTCGGACCCTTCTTCGATGCGGAAGCCCTTGGCGGTGCCTTTTGCCTTTGCGCCATGGCGGTACCGCCAGCGCGTTTCGAAGACGTCTTAACCAAAGTCAATGCCTACCCCGAAGTCGCCCATAACTATGAACGGGACCACAAGCTCAACATGTGGTTCGTCCTGGCAACGGAAAGTCAGGCCGCAATTTCGGCAACTGCCGAAGCAATCGAACGCGACACAGGCTTGCCGGTGCTGCTGTTTCCGAAGGAACGCGAGTTTTTCATAGGCTTTCGGGTGAACGCATGACCTTGACCCCACAGGACCGAACGATCGTCGAAGCCACACAGGCCGGATTGCCTCTGGTCACCAGACCCTTTGCCGTGGTTGCGGAAAGCCTGGGACTGAGCGAAGCGGAGCTGATCGACCGCCTGAAGCAGCTGAAGGCGCAAGGTGTCATCCGGCGTATCGGGGCCGCCCCAAATCATTACCGGCTCGGCATGACAGCCAACGGAATGACCGTCTGGGATGTCGATGACGCAGTGGTCGACAGTCTTGGCGAAAAGGTCGGCGCCCTGCCGTTCGTCACGCATTGTTACCGCCGTCCGCGGGCACTGCCCGACTGGCCTTACAACCTCTTTGCCATGGTTCATGGAGAAACCCGCGAGGAAGTTATTGCAAAGCGGGTGGAGATTTCCAGTTTGCTGGGCAAGGCCTGCCGTTCCGGCGACATCCTGTTTTCAACGCGCATCCTGAAAAAGACCGGTATGCGCCTTCGCGGCAAGGAGGGCTGAACGATGTTCCGCCTCTCGGAATACATGCATCAGATCGTGGAGCCGACACCTGTCAGGACACGCCGCGGCACCGGTGCGGTCAAGCCGGTGGTGATCTGGAACCTGACCCGGCGCTGTAACCTGAAATGCCGGCATTGCTACACCGTGTCGGCGGACGTCGATTTTCCGGGCGAGCTGACCCACGACCAGGCCATGGCGACCCTGGAGGATCTTGGACACTTCGGCATTCCCGCCCTGATCCTGTCCGGGGGCGAACCGCTGGACCGGAAAGACCTCTTTGAGATTGCCGGGCGCGCCAGAAGCCTTGTGCGCATGCTGGCCCTGTCGACCAACGGCACCAGGCTGCATGGCGAGACTGCCGACAAAGTGGCCGAGATCGGTTTCGATTATGTGGGCATTTCCATTGACGGGATCGGGGCCACGAACGACTGGTTTCGTGGCGTCGAGGGAGCTTTCCAATCTGCCCTGCGGGGCGTTCGCGAATGCAAGTCACGCGGCATCAAGGTCGGGCTGCGCTTCACCCTGACCGAGGGCAACCACGAAAGCCTGCCGGATCTTCTGCGCCTGTGCGACGATGAAGGTGTCGACAAGTTTTACCTCTCGCATCTCGTCTATGCCGGCAGGGGCGACAAGCACCGCGGCGAAGATGCAGAGCACAAGCGCTCCAGATGGGCAATGGACATTCTGATGGACCGCGCATGGCAAGGTGTCAGCGGTGGCCGGCCACTCGATATCGTAACCGGCAACAATGATGCCGACGCGGTTTACTTTCTGGAATGGGTACAGCGGATCTTTGGTCCGGAAACGGCAGCCCAAGTGCGCGGTCATCTTGCGGCCTGGGGAGGCAATTCCTCCGGTCTCGGTGTCGCCAACATCGACACCCTCGGCAACGTGCATCCGGATACCTACTGGTCCGACTACACCATCGGCAGCGTAAAATCCGTTCCGTTCTCCGAACTCTGGACCGGTGAAGACCCCATGCTGGCCCGGCTTAGAACAAGGCCAAGACCGCTCAAGGGGCGCTGCGGTGCCTGTGCCTTCAAGGACGTGTGCGGCGGCAATACCCGTATCCGCGCACTGCAACTGACTGGCGATCCCTGGGCCGAAGACCCTGCCTGTTATCTCAATGACGACGAAATCGGGCTTGCCGGCCCTGGCGGCGAGCGCCTGGCCGTGACCCCGTTCCGAGGAAAACGCCATGATCCGGCTCACCGCTTCGCTTAGCGCACTCCTTCTGATGACCTCGCTTTCGGTTGCAGGCCCCGCGCAGGACTATGCAGACAACTGCCAGGACTGCCATGGAGCAGGCCGTCTTGGTGGTGTCGGACCGGCACTGATCCCGGAGACCCTCGGCCGCACGCGCGGACCGGATCTGGATGCTGTCATTCGAGACGGCCGCAAGGCGACGCAGATGCCGGCATTCGCCGATATTCTAGGTGCCGATCAGATCGAGGCCCTGGCCGCTTTCCTGAAGGAGCCACTGAGTGACGTTCCGGACTGGACCGAAACGGATATTGCCGCCAGCCAGGTGATCAACGAGGACTATAAGCCGGTCGAAAAACCGGTCTGGCAGTCCGATCCGATGAACATCACCCTTGTCG
Encoded here:
- a CDS encoding c-type cytochrome; translated protein: MLKTLLTIAFCLLAITSLALAEEQEAPAALVNLVRQDCGSCHGMTLKGGLGPDIRPDALGHYDIDTLSTVVLDGIPKTAMPPWRPILSEADARKIAEYLLKGDTK
- a CDS encoding Lrp/AsnC family transcriptional regulator gives rise to the protein MTRKLSPLERTLINRLQDDLPLVPHPFQELAQELGLSEEEVAGHIRTLRDDGLLTRFGPFFDAEALGGAFCLCAMAVPPARFEDVLTKVNAYPEVAHNYERDHKLNMWFVLATESQAAISATAEAIERDTGLPVLLFPKEREFFIGFRVNA
- the ahbB gene encoding siroheme decarboxylase subunit beta; this encodes MTLTPQDRTIVEATQAGLPLVTRPFAVVAESLGLSEAELIDRLKQLKAQGVIRRIGAAPNHYRLGMTANGMTVWDVDDAVVDSLGEKVGALPFVTHCYRRPRALPDWPYNLFAMVHGETREEVIAKRVEISSLLGKACRSGDILFSTRILKKTGMRLRGKEG
- the nirJ gene encoding heme d1 biosynthesis radical SAM protein NirJ, whose amino-acid sequence is MFRLSEYMHQIVEPTPVRTRRGTGAVKPVVIWNLTRRCNLKCRHCYTVSADVDFPGELTHDQAMATLEDLGHFGIPALILSGGEPLDRKDLFEIAGRARSLVRMLALSTNGTRLHGETADKVAEIGFDYVGISIDGIGATNDWFRGVEGAFQSALRGVRECKSRGIKVGLRFTLTEGNHESLPDLLRLCDDEGVDKFYLSHLVYAGRGDKHRGEDAEHKRSRWAMDILMDRAWQGVSGGRPLDIVTGNNDADAVYFLEWVQRIFGPETAAQVRGHLAAWGGNSSGLGVANIDTLGNVHPDTYWSDYTIGSVKSVPFSELWTGEDPMLARLRTRPRPLKGRCGACAFKDVCGGNTRIRALQLTGDPWAEDPACYLNDDEIGLAGPGGERLAVTPFRGKRHDPAHRFA
- a CDS encoding cytochrome D1 domain-containing protein, which produces MKWLYGAVLAAILTGTVQAQSVVATGDLGLVVERASGSLLLVDQSDRASLARIEGLGDLSHASLVYSPDERFAYVFGRDGGLSKVDLVEKRVAKRVIQSGNAIGGAISDDGSLVAVSNYEPGGVRIFDAQTLEMVADIPTGSKTIGLVDAPGKRFVFTLWDAGETWIADLNSEEPKITRITGMGTNPYDALITGDGRLYITGLFGEDGLTALDLWQENPEPIRVLPGYGRGEAELPVYKMPHLEGWARAGQEFVLPAVGHHEVLWVDGETLAETGRTSTHGQPVFAMARPDGRQVWVNFAHPLNDTIQVIDTVTKQVVHEFKPGPAVLHMEFTPRGNEVWVSVRDAGKVMIYDTRTFEKTGEIDAESPSGIFFTARAHRTGL
- the ahbB gene encoding siroheme decarboxylase subunit beta, translating into MTSLIDPIDLTLLDNWQRDFPLVPRPFEIIAAGTNCSEGDVIGRLQDMAANGRITRVGATCAPNTVSASTLAAMSVPHDRIEAVAGIVGAQPGINHSYLRENYRNLWFVATGPDREHVNGVLDTIRDQTQLAVLDLPIIRPFNIDLGFSLNGGLGRPPVPRPVRLERLQEGDDDLLQALTTGLPIIQRPYLRIAEHLGRTEEDVLERIGRLLEAGIISRFGVIVRHRALGWRANAMVVWDIEPERIASAGPALAAHPGVTLCYERRPVAGVWPYRLYCMIHGRSRSQALDVLIQASRLPEVAGVRHDVLFSTRCFKQTGALISRQGVAA
- a CDS encoding nitrite reductase, which gives rise to MSVAFTLGLSAVGVSAQDKPADHGSGPSAAYEPSMSTLGQLKVEIPGRKEGDPVMTPEEYQNANQIYFERCAGCHGVLRKGATGKPLTTDITRENGYEYLRDFITYGSPAGMPNWGTSGELTEEQVDMMARYILLEPASPPEFGMDEMRKSWKVLVAPEDRPKEKLNDIDIDNLFSVTLRDSGQVALIDGETYAIHAVINTGYAVHISRISASGRYLYVIGRDALVNMIDLWMEEPATVAQIKVGTEARSIETSKMKGWEDKYAIAGSYWPPQYVIMDGDTLEPLKIKSTRGMVYDDQTYHPEPRVASIVASHYNPEFIVNVKETGKILLVDYSDIKNLKTTEIEAERFLHDGGFDSTKRYFLVAANARGKVAVVDTKEGKLTALLETGGQTPHPGRGANLIHPKYGPVWVTSHLGDETVALIGTDPEGHPDSAWKVVQTLYGLGGGSLFVKSHPKSNHLYVDAPLNPDAEVSGAIAVFNVDDLTQEEPEYKVLPIVEWADVGEGQPRVVQGEFDQAGEEIWFSVWNAKDKESAIVVVDDKTLELKHVIKDERLITPTGKFNVFNTRADVY
- the cobA gene encoding uroporphyrinogen-III C-methyltransferase, with amino-acid sequence MKQSGKVYLIGAGPGDPELLTLKALRMLQEADAVVFDRLVSPEILSLAPSGALQVPVGKSPDNHPVPQERINEILEELALEGLTVARLKGGDPLIFGRGSEEAEHLLSRGIAVEYAPGITAAQGAACVTGVPLTHRGLATGVRYVTGHRQANGVLDLDWKSLACEDTTLVVYMGVANIGQIALRLIAEGLSGTTPVLAIANATTPRETRLYSELDRIAIDIRDARFKAPVLFVVGKVVTLSAEWPATTFDAMLSAVDSGTAGRLVHA